The genomic interval CAAGGATGATGCATAGAAAAAGGGGTGAGTATAGGAAAGTAACGTAAAACACGCCTGCAATGTTAAGTAGGCGAACGAGTAAAAAGAAGCAATATTTTTGTTTACACGTTCGATAAAAGAGGCGCATTTGGTGAAGTACCAGAAGAGACCATACCATGAAAATACAGGCATTTTTCTCTATCAGTCAGGCTCTTTCATCCTCATACACTTCCCTCAAAAGCATATGACTTTGAACTTATTAGCCTAAACATTTCTTTATTGATATAGTAAAGTAGAAATGAAGTAGTATATTAAGAGCTGTGTGCATTTTTAAACCGACCGACCATGAATAGCCAGGATGGCAACCAACAATCTCTACTTTCAAGACTTGCTCAACTAGAAGCAGAAAATAAAACCTTACAGGAAGAAATCTCTCATTTACGTTCCTTTCAACAACTTGCTAGTAAAAGGTTTGAAGAACGTCTTGCTTTTGAAGAGGGCTATAAAGAAAGTGCAGCGCGTTTCCAAACCATCTTTGAGCAATCCATTTTAGGAAACAAAATCATTGCAGATGATTTGCGAATTATTAAAGTTAATCAGGCATTGCAAACCATGTTAGGCTATAATGCCGAAGATTTAGTGGGCACAAGAGTCTTAGAATATGTCCATCCTAATCATGTCAAGCCCTGGAGGGAATTACAACAACGTCTATGGAAAGAAAAGATCTCTTCTTTTGGGATAGAAACCTGTTTAATAAGAAAAGATAGTTCTTCCTTCCCTTGTAGAGTCACTTCCATTTTATTTACCGAAGGTGAGCATACCTTAGGCTATACGATTCTAGAAGATATCTCGGAGCGAAAATTGGTAGAAGTAAAGCTCAAAAAGTTATATGAATCCCAGGAAATTCTCATCCATACAGTTGCCCATGATTTAAAAAATCCCATTCACATCATCAAAACCTTAAGTAGCTTTTTAAAAAAGGATATGGATGCTTTCCAAGAGATAGATGAACAAAAGAAATTTCGAAGTCTGACTCATCTTGAGATGATAGAGACTAGCTGTGAGAAAGCCTATTCGATTATTAAGGATTTGTTACTGATAGGAGAAATAGAATTAGGCAAGCAGCCATTAGAAAAAGAAAATATTGAAATGAAAAGCTTTATCGAACCCCTGCTTAGACCATTTCAATTAGCTGCTAAAGAAAAAGGAATAGGTATTCATATAGATTTTTCTTCAGAGCCAGTGTATGCGCAAATTAATAGGGATAAATTTACAAGAGTAATAGAAAATCTACTTTCGAATGCTATTAAATTTACATCCAATGGTGGACAGGTAACCGTACGCTCTAAAAAAGAATCTCAAAGAGTGCTCTTGCAAGTAAGTGATACCGGCATTGGAATACCTGATTCTATACAAAGTAATGTGTTCCAAAAGTTTACTAAAGCGAAAAGACGGGGAACCGAAGGAGAAGCCACGACCGGGTTAGGATTGTATATTGTCAAGCAAATCGTAGAATTACATAAAGGAAATATCTGGCTCGAAAGTAAAGAAAATATAGGTACTTCTTTTTATATAGAATTGGTGTAAATCCCCTCTACCTGCTTTCTCAATAGTAACTTGATTTACGAATCCTCATTAATTTATTTGATCTTTTGAAATAAATTACCCTATTTAAGGTGTTTCTTTCTGTATAAAAATATTACTAAATACCCCTTGATACAAGCATCCTTGTATAACAACATCCGTTTAAAGCATAGGTGTCCTTTAAGAATGGATAGCCCATTTATAACTATCTATACTTAAAAATTCATGCATGAAGAAGATGCCTTACAAGAGCTGGCCCAAGGGTTTGCCTCTATGGCCATTGGAGATAAGTTTTTTAAGTCCCTGGCAGCGTATCTGGCCAAGGCCTTGGGGGTAGATTACGTTTTCATCGGAGAATTAACCCATGAGAAAAAACAGGTACGTTCGGTTGCTTTTTATGCTATTGATAGGATTGTAGACAATATAGAGTACCCGCTAGTTGGGTCTTTGTGTGAAGAAGTGGTCAAGCCTAATTTTTGTGCCTATCCCAGCCATGTACAGGAACTGTTTCCACAGAATAAAGCTTTAAAACACTTCGGGGTGGATAGTTATGTAGGTACGCCCTTGTTTGATTCGTATGGAAACGTTCTTGGGTTAATCTATCTCATGCATAGCAGGCCTTTGGAAACCCTTAGCAAAATAGAGTCTTTGCTTGGTATTGTAGCAAAACGGGCTGAACTGGAATTAGAGCGGGAACAGCATGAGCGGTGGTTAGCGCAAGCCAATCAGGAACTTGAGCAACGGGTTGCCCGGCGCACCAGGGCTCTTTCGAAAAGTGAAGAAGCACTTGCTCAAAAAATGGAGCAGTTACAACGCATGAATGATGACTTAGAAAACTTTATTTATACGGCTTCTCATGATCTGAAAGCACCCATAACCAATATCGAGGGCTTAATCAAGGTGCTTACTAGTAGTACATAAATTTTAAATAGTCGGGTAGAGTTTTTTGAGTTTAACTCTGGCATCTTGATTGGCGAAATGCCAATTAGCTTTCACTGCTTTTGCATTTCTGTTTTCCTGCCAGGCTTTTACCTCTCTTGTTAATTCTGCTTGGGTAGCTATATGCCTGTCAAGGCAATCCCTTTGCAGTACAGATAACTCTATTTCTGCCATATTCAGCCAGCTGCCATGAGCAGGTGTAAAAACAAACTCTACCCTGTCTAGATAGGCTTTTGCTTTTTCAGGCTCATAGACTTCGTAAAAAGCACTTGGCTTATGAGCTGACAAGTTATCCTCTACTAAAGTAATCTTCTCACATTCCTTATAAGTAGTATCCAGCAGGTGACTGACAATCTTTACCCAGGTAAAGCGGTTGTGATTTTCTTCCACAAAACAAAACCGCTTACCGGCTAAAGGCTCAAAGACCATGTAAATATCCCTTACACCCTGTCTTGTATAAATACTGTCCTGATACTTCTTCCCATCCCTGCCAATAAAGTGTTTACTTTCGATGAGTTGTTTGGGTGATTCATCTAAAGTGACAACCGGCTGCTTTTCATTGAATAATCTTTCATAGACTGAGATCACTTTTTCCATTCCATACACAAAGCCTGCGTTTTGTTTGGGTGGAATCACCCACATGGGCCTTAGCCAAGGCTTAATCTCATTTTTTTTAATATCCCTGCCACACTCGTATGAGAAATTGAGTCAATCACCTGCAATTCCACTAATTTGTCTGCCAGCATCTGCAGTTTCCACTTTGACTGACCTTGTGGCGGCTCACTGCAGACTAAAGCCAGTAGATGCGCTTCTACCTTCCCATCTATCTTTTTATCACTCCTGGTTTTTCTCTGCTTCTTGTCAAACATAGCCATACCTTGCTCACAGAATGCCTTTCTGATTCTTTCTACACTTTTAGTAGATAGCTTATAATGAGCAGCTAACTCTGTTTCACTTTCCCTGCCCGTAGTCTCATCGCTTGCCAACAGTACATAGGCTTTCTGAATATCTTTAGCCTTTCGGCTGCCTTTACTGAGCCAATCGGTTAATGTATCTCTTTCTTGCTGGCTGAGGGTAAGTCGATAAAGAGTCATGGCTTTTCTGACCAAGATACACAAACAACAAGACAACTTAAACTTTATGCACTACTAGCAAACTCGCTAAAGAAAGGTGGCAGGATGAAACTACTCTGGGAATTTTAGAGATGATCCATACCTCCATCGGCCGCTTTAAGGGAACAATTGCTGATCTTACTCAAATCTCAAAAATTGGTAAAGAAAATGCACAGTCCGGTGGAATGGTAAATATATCGGATACGATTGAAGAAGTTCTACTGGATATGAGAAGGGAAATGGAGGAAACAGGCGTTCAACTTGCAGTTGATATGAAGGAGTGTCCCCAGATTAGTTTTTCAAAAAAGAACCTTAAAAGTGTTATCTATAATCTGCTCTCTAATGCCATCAAGTACCGGGCGTTAAATGGGCCCGCTCATATTCAGGTTTCTTGTCATCAGACTCCCGAATACGTAGTGCTTTCTATAAAAGACAATGGATTAGGCATAGACCTAACAAAGAAAAACAAGATTTTTGCCATGTTTACCCGTTTACATACGCATGTAGAAGGCATTGGTATTGGTTTATATATGGTCAAAAAAATCCTGGAGAATGCAGGGGGCAGAATAGAGGTAGACAGCAAAGTAGGTGAAGGATCTACTTTTAGTGTGTATTTCAAAAAGTAAAGGCAACAACTGTTTTTACAGGAGCTCTTTACTATCTTTTATTGGTTACATAGTCAAATTCCAGGCTTGGACAAACAATGTGAAGCTTTCCGATATGGTAATCTTTTTCTGAGCAAGACAAGGATTTGCCAAGCTACAGCTTAAAAAACAACCTAAAGGTCGTACCTTTTCCCACTTTGCTTTCCACCTCAATGTGACCTCCTGCTGCATGGATAATTTTTTGTGTCAGATACAGTCCAATGCCTTGCCCTTCTATTTGCTCACTCAGGCGATGATAGAGCGTAAAGATCGAAGCAACTTTGCTTTGCTCTATTCCCATCCCATTATCTTCCACGCGTAACAGAAGAAAACCTGGGAGAGCTTTGGTGTGGATCACAATGTGAGGGTCGCGCTCTGAAGATTTATATTTAATGGCATTGCTGATCAGATTGTAGAGCATACTGCGTAAGTTTTTTTTTGAGAAGTGGATAGAGGGTACTTCAAATGCAACCTCGATCTGTGTATGGGTGGCCTCTAATAGAGTTGCAATGCTGAGCTTAATATCCTCTATTAGCTCTTCAAAATACACATCTTCTCCTTCCCTTAACCGCTCACTCTCTATTTTTCCAATCCCTGATAACTCCCTGATGAGCGCCTTAAATTTTGTAATGGCCGTATCAATCATCCGGTAAAATTCTTCGGCCTGCGGGTTAACACTAGTATCCGGATTAACACTATTATTAGTAATATGAAGAAGCTCGATTAAGCCTTGAATATGGGCAATGAGATTTAACAGGTCATGAGAAGCGGTAAAAACGAATGTATCTAAATCGTCATTGATCCGAAGCAGGCTCGTATTGCGCTCCTGGAGTTCCCCTTGTAGACGTTTAAGTTCTGTGATCTCATAAAAGGTAAGGATGGCTCCATCAATTCTATTATCGCTTTGCCGGATATAGGGCATGGCCATCACTTGGTAGCATTTATGAGCGGATTGCACTTCCTTAACAATGATACCTCCTTCTGCTATCACCTTTGTCATATCCTCCCGGAAGGTTTCAAATTTAATATTGGTGGTGATATGATCTAGTGGCCTGCCAATATCTCTTTCCTGTAAATTGATCAGCTCGACCACTGAAGGAGAAAATTTTTTCAACTTCAGCTCCCTATCTACAAAAACCTGCCCATTCACATTGCTTCGAAAGTAATTATTCAAGTCATCATTTAACTCAGTGAGTTCCTTAATTTTTCCCTGGTATTCACTGTTGACGTTTTGCAATTCTTCATTGACTGATTGCAATTCCTCATTGGAGCTTTGCATTTCCTCGTTGGCACTCTGCATCTCCTCATTGGCTGACAATAATTCTTCATTAAAAGAAAGCATATTCTCCCCCATAGCCACAAGTTTTTCCTGGGTGTCATGCAGTTTCTCCTTTGTCTGTCTGAGTTCCTCTTCGAGGCTCTCCACATATTCACGTGTCTGCAAAGAAGTATCCATCCACTTCTCTCCACGTTCTTTGCCAGCATCACTTCCTGTAGAGGTCTCCCGAAACAGAACCAGCAGGAACCTCTTCTCAAGACGACGATCTGTAAAGGGTTTTACTAACACCTCTACTGCCCTCCCTTCCTGTGAATCTCCTACGTGTGTACTTTTAATGCCTACCCCTTGCCCGGATTTTAATGCCCGCTGAAGGGCAGCTCTAACTGGCAGGGCAAGCGGTTCTGGCAACAGATCTAAGAGATTAAAATTAAATACTTTGGGTAATAGGTATGTAGTTAATTCTCCAAAGGAATCTACTACTTGCAGATTCTCATCCACGCATACACCGGCTCCTCCATATTCAGTTATCACTATTTCACTCAAGACTTCCCCTAATGGAGGTTTTTGGGTAGTTGCCTCCGCTTGTTTAGAGGAAGGCAAGGATACAGATTTACCATCCTCATAGATGGGTAAAGAGAAAGTATCCAGGCGAAGAGGTATATGTGCCTTTTTTTTGTAAATTTTCCACTTGCGGCTGATTTCCTCCATATGCGTGTGGAGGAACGTAGTATTTTCGCTGGCTCCTAAAAATAAAAATCCTCCTTTTTTAAGGCCAAAATGCAGCATAGAAAATATCTTCTCCTGTAAATCTTTGTTCATATAAATGAGCAGATTACGGCAGGAGATAAGATCCATATTGGCATAAGGCGGATTTTTTCCCAAATTATGGGGGGCAAAAATGAGCATTTTTCGAAGTTCCGGTTTAATGCGGTAGCTTTGATTCTGGTAAATAAAATACCGGTCCAGCCTTTCCTTGAGCATGCTACCGGCAATGCTTTCCGGATAGATCCCTTTGGAAGCTATGGCCAGGGCAAGTTTATCTAAATCGGTAGCAAAAATTTTAACATCAATTTGCCTATTAGTTTTCTCTACATATTCCTGCACCAGTATAGCCAGGGAATAGGCCTCTTCGCCTGTCGCACAGCCAGCTACCCAGATTTTCACCGCCTCCCCTGCATTCATAATTTGGGGAATTACATCCCGCTCAATCAGATCAAAGGCTTCCCGGTCTCTGAAAAAGGAGGTCACACTAATTAAAAAATCCTGAGCGAGTGCCTGTAGTTCTATGGGATGGGTTGAAAGCATTTGCAGATACGCCCTGGAATCATTTACCCCATGATGGGCCATTCGTTTACGTATCCTTCTAAAAATGGTAGCCCTTTTATAGTCAGAAAAATCCATCGGTAATTTGCTCTTGAGCAGATCTAAAATAGCCACCAGAGTAGATTCTTCTTTTTCTTCCAGCTCACTGGAAGAGGCAGGCGGATTTACAGGAGTATGTTGCTGCAATTGATGCACATAAACCTGGATTTGCATGGGCATCTCTTCTGGTGCCAGTACCCAATCGGCTACTCCTGTGGCTAAGGCATGTTGAGGCATGGAATCGTAGCTAGCAGTTACCGGATCTTGCACAATGACTAATCCTCCGGCTTTTTTTATGGCTTTAATTCCTTCGCTGCCATCACTTCCCATACCTGAGAGAATGATACCTACGGCTTTCCCGCCCTGATCTTTAGCCAGGGAATGAAAGAAAGTATTTATGGTGTGATGGGGTCCTTTTTTTCCTGCTTTGCTAGTTAAGTACAGCGTCCCCTTTTGCAGAGTCATAAACTGCTTATTAGGGATCACATATATTTTATTAGGTTCCACTACCATTCCATTTTCTGCCAGGTCAATATCGAGCTTGCTATGCTTTTCAAGTAATTGAGCCAGCCTACTTTGATGATCGGGGGATAAATGCTGAATAATGATATAAGAAGCTTTATCAAGGGGCGTATGGTCAAAAAAAGTATAGATGGCTTCAATACCTCCTGCTGAAGCGCCAATAGCAATAATATGTTGGGGAGTATGTGTCATCTTGTTTCATTTTAGGAAAATTATACGAGATTAAAAGCTAAGGAGCTGGTAAGATTTAAGTAACGATGAATCCTAAAGGCAAGAATCTATTCCTTATAAATGCAGAAGTTTAGATAGTAAATATGCTTCTAACACTTGACCATTTGCTAATTTAAAAATGTAAGCTTATAAAGCAAGATTAATCTAAAACAAATCCTGTTCGCTTGAATGGTGCTACAATGCTTATTAATAGCCTACATTTGGAAATAAAGTATATACTTGGGTTTAATACAAATAACTACTATTAATATTTAACAAGCCATGGAAGAGGTAATACGAGCTATGAGGCAGAAAAAATGTAAGTGACCTTTCGCTTCAACACAGTAATGCAAAAACGGGAAAAAATATAATAAGGTTTACGTATAAATACTGAATTGAATTAAATCAGTATTTATACGTAAACAATTTGAAAATCATAACGTTATAAGAGTATTGCTTTTAGGCATTATCTGTAAATTAGCTATTGTAACATTAAGTAGTTTACATAATAAATTATTATAGATAATAACCAAGTATTTAAGCCCAAAGTGTCTAGCATCAATTTTTATAAATTAATTTATTTACCTGGGAGAAAGTTTTAGAGAGAAAACCAAGTACTACTCCATCCAGAAATTAATAAGGTGAAAGCTTCTTTAGAGCTATTGATAATATGATATGGATTAAAACAAATTTTTAACAGAAACTTTACTTAATGGATGGTGCTGGTACGTTTTCCAAAAAATAGATAATCAATTAATCTATTTGGGCTATTGTAAATTTTACAGAGAAAATGGAATAAGCCGATATAACACACTTTTTATGTACCCGGCCTATGTCCTGCTTAGCTCAACAAGAGATAATCTCATTAATAAAAAATAAAGAGAAAGAAGGGTTTGATCGATTATATGACACGTATAGTGTAGCCTTATATAAACTAAGTTTACATATCACTAGTGATGATAAACTGGCACAACAGGTATTAGAAAATTCTTTTGTATTCATCTGGAAAAACATCGATACCTATACTCCCTCTCAAATTAGCTTTGGCGTATGGCTCATCTCAATTGTTAAACAAGAGGCAAACAAAATGGCCCATTTGCAAGTAAATGATTAAATAATAATTTTAGAATATGTTGAAAATAAAACCGAAGAGGCATGTAAAATTTAGTGCTGCTAGTAAATCATTGTTTTTTAGTACACTAAAAAAACGTGTAGATTTTTATTTTAAAGAAAAGAATGTGTCAATACACGCCAATAAGAAAATGATAGTCAAATCCATTATCTTATTAGCTCTTTATGTAACCCCCTTTCTGTGTATACTGCTTTTACAGCCGCCATTTTTGATGGGTTTAGTTTTCTGGCTAGTAATGGGATTAGGTTTAGCAGGAATTGGCATGAGTGTCATGCATGATGCGAATCATAGTGCTTTTTCAGCGATAAAATGGGTGAACTCCGTAATTGGATATAGCTTAAATCTAGTGGGTGGTTCAGTTTTCAACTGGAAATTGCAGCACAATATACTTCATCACACCTATACGAATATTGTTGGGATGGATGAGGATATTGAGGACAGACTGGTTTTACGTTTTTCACCCCATACAAAGGTTAAATTTTATCACCGCCTGCAGTGGATCTATGCCTTTATGTTTTATGGAATACTTACCCTCTACTGGGTATCTTTAAAAGACTTTATCCAGTTTTTCAAATATATAAAAAGCGGTTTGAACTCACATAGCCCTGGGGAAAATATATTAATCTTCACTAAGATTCTAGCCATTAAACTGGTATACTTTTTTTGTATGCTAATAGCCCCTACCCTTTTTTGGGGAATCCCTTTTTATCAGATCCTCACTGGATTCTTGCTTATGCACTTTGTGGGAGGGATCATTTTAACTACTGTATTCCAGCTCGCTCATACGGTGGAAGGAACCAGCCATCCCCTTCCGGATGAAAAAGGCACTATTGAAAATGAATGGGCCATTCATCAACTCAATACGACAGTAAATTTTTCACGGGAAAGTAAATGGATATCCTGGTATGTAGGAGGATTGAATTTTCAGATCGAACATCATCTTTTTCCCAAAATTTGTCATGTACATTATCCACAGATTGCCAAAATCGTTAAACACACGGCTGAGGAATACAATATTAATTACTTAGAGAATAAAACATTTTATCAGGCCTTGCGCTCTCATTTAACTACTTTGCACCATTTGGGAAGATTACCCAATATCAATGAGGCCTTGGTATAAGCATTCTCCAATACTTAGCCAGAAAGAACAATGTCAAGTGGATAGATAATCCACCAAATGAAGCTGTACATATTTTTGTAGTTACTATTAGTGAAGCTTGTTCGATACCATTTCAAAATGATTGGAGTAATGCCAAAACAAAGAAACTGGAAAATCCCCGACGAAGGCAATTATTCTTAATATAAACAATAAAATCATCATTGACTGGTATGTTCAAATAGATGTATAAAGTCAAAATTCAAGCAGCTAAAGCATAAGAGTAATCTGGAAATATGTGATATGTGTAAACATTATCCACATATATGTAATACTTTCCGGCTTGCTTATACCCATCTTTGTCCTGTCACTTAATTTAATATACACTAGATTTTTGAAATAGAGGGACTTGACAATTTCCTGTGTCTATGAATCATTACCAGATTCACTCTAGTAAATATTTCCTTTTCTATCTTAAAATCTATATTTATGAAAACTATTCTTTGTCCTACTAATAATACCTCCATCGCTGGTAATGCCTTTGCGTATGCAACGTTGCTTTCTGAGGCAGCGCAAGCAGAGCTGGTATCTGAAGAAAAGCCTTTAATGGACAATCTGTTTCGAAATAATCAACGAATCTTCCCGCTAATTCAGCCTTTGCCAGATACAAGCGTTGAAAGAATGGGCCCTTTTAAAGATTCCTATCTGGAAGTTTATTATGACCCAACCAGGCAGGTACAAACCGTATATTCGCTTGCAGAGAAAGCCCGTACCCTAAAGGCAGAACTAATGGTAGTAGGAGTAGAAAAGGATTTTGGGCTATTTGATATGCATTCAGAGTCTATGGTCAACCTGGTTAAAAAAGCACAGTGCCCAGCTTTGTTTATACCACAAGAAGTTAGTTTCAAACCTCTAAAGAAAATCCTTGTGGTGATGAATCGGGAAATGAATATAGATCACCGGTTTTCTGTTATTATAGACTTGGCTATGCCTTTTCAAGCAGAAATCATTTTCCTGCAAGTTACTAAAGAAGATACTCTTATGGATGGAAACCAATTTTTAGAGAGTATGAAAGAAATGTATTTATCGTTTCCTTACCCACATACTTCCTTTCATACCCTTGAGCATGAAAATCTGTCAGAAGGAATTTCCCGTTTTGTAGAAAATATTGGAGCAGATATGATAGCTATAGTTCCAAACCTGCAAGCGCTTTTACCTTACACGTATGCGACTAATTTGGTTAATGAGCAATTGGCTGCTACCCCATTAACCATACCTCTACTAGCTATAGATGGCCAGCCTTTAACTACAAGTAACTCTGTAACGACCACAAACCGCGAGGGGCATGCAGATGAAATACAGCAGTTAAACTTATACAAAAAACATATTTAAAATAGGAATCGATATTTACTAAAGTACTTTCGTGGCAGTATTTTATGTATAATATACTTTGTTCCTTTATTTAACTTTAATCAAATACTTTAAATATAACAAAAATGAAAATGGAATCTTTTTTTACTGGTCCTACAGATGAAGATACTACTGTGCATCTGGATTTATCTTTGAAAACAACAAAGTTTATCCATAGTATACTTGTGGATTGTTATGACGATTCTTCTTATGATAAAACTTCTAATGAATTAGCCGATATT from Rhodocytophaga rosea carries:
- a CDS encoding GAF domain-containing protein codes for the protein MHEEDALQELAQGFASMAIGDKFFKSLAAYLAKALGVDYVFIGELTHEKKQVRSVAFYAIDRIVDNIEYPLVGSLCEEVVKPNFCAYPSHVQELFPQNKALKHFGVDSYVGTPLFDSYGNVLGLIYLMHSRPLETLSKIESLLGIVAKRAELELEREQHERWLAQANQELEQRVARRTRALSKSEEALAQKMEQLQRMNDDLENFIYTASHDLKAPITNIEGLIKVLTSST
- a CDS encoding sensor histidine kinase, producing the protein MIHTSIGRFKGTIADLTQISKIGKENAQSGGMVNISDTIEEVLLDMRREMEETGVQLAVDMKECPQISFSKKNLKSVIYNLLSNAIKYRALNGPAHIQVSCHQTPEYVVLSIKDNGLGIDLTKKNKIFAMFTRLHTHVEGIGIGLYMVKKILENAGGRIEVDSKVGEGSTFSVYFKK
- a CDS encoding RNA polymerase sigma factor, with translation MSCLAQQEIISLIKNKEKEGFDRLYDTYSVALYKLSLHITSDDKLAQQVLENSFVFIWKNIDTYTPSQISFGVWLISIVKQEANKMAHLQVND
- a CDS encoding chemotaxis protein CheB yields the protein MTHTPQHIIAIGASAGGIEAIYTFFDHTPLDKASYIIIQHLSPDHQSRLAQLLEKHSKLDIDLAENGMVVEPNKIYVIPNKQFMTLQKGTLYLTSKAGKKGPHHTINTFFHSLAKDQGGKAVGIILSGMGSDGSEGIKAIKKAGGLVIVQDPVTASYDSMPQHALATGVADWVLAPEEMPMQIQVYVHQLQQHTPVNPPASSSELEEKEESTLVAILDLLKSKLPMDFSDYKRATIFRRIRKRMAHHGVNDSRAYLQMLSTHPIELQALAQDFLISVTSFFRDREAFDLIERDVIPQIMNAGEAVKIWVAGCATGEEAYSLAILVQEYVEKTNRQIDVKIFATDLDKLALAIASKGIYPESIAGSMLKERLDRYFIYQNQSYRIKPELRKMLIFAPHNLGKNPPYANMDLISCRNLLIYMNKDLQEKIFSMLHFGLKKGGFLFLGASENTTFLHTHMEEISRKWKIYKKKAHIPLRLDTFSLPIYEDGKSVSLPSSKQAEATTQKPPLGEVLSEIVITEYGGAGVCVDENLQVVDSFGELTTYLLPKVFNFNLLDLLPEPLALPVRAALQRALKSGQGVGIKSTHVGDSQEGRAVEVLVKPFTDRRLEKRFLLVLFRETSTGSDAGKERGEKWMDTSLQTREYVESLEEELRQTKEKLHDTQEKLVAMGENMLSFNEELLSANEEMQSANEEMQSSNEELQSVNEELQNVNSEYQGKIKELTELNDDLNNYFRSNVNGQVFVDRELKLKKFSPSVVELINLQERDIGRPLDHITTNIKFETFREDMTKVIAEGGIIVKEVQSAHKCYQVMAMPYIRQSDNRIDGAILTFYEITELKRLQGELQERNTSLLRINDDLDTFVFTASHDLLNLIAHIQGLIELLHITNNSVNPDTSVNPQAEEFYRMIDTAITKFKALIRELSGIGKIESERLREGEDVYFEELIEDIKLSIATLLEATHTQIEVAFEVPSIHFSKKNLRSMLYNLISNAIKYKSSERDPHIVIHTKALPGFLLLRVEDNGMGIEQSKVASIFTLYHRLSEQIEGQGIGLYLTQKIIHAAGGHIEVESKVGKGTTFRLFFKL
- a CDS encoding fatty acid desaturase family protein, coding for MLKIKPKRHVKFSAASKSLFFSTLKKRVDFYFKEKNVSIHANKKMIVKSIILLALYVTPFLCILLLQPPFLMGLVFWLVMGLGLAGIGMSVMHDANHSAFSAIKWVNSVIGYSLNLVGGSVFNWKLQHNILHHTYTNIVGMDEDIEDRLVLRFSPHTKVKFYHRLQWIYAFMFYGILTLYWVSLKDFIQFFKYIKSGLNSHSPGENILIFTKILAIKLVYFFCMLIAPTLFWGIPFYQILTGFLLMHFVGGIILTTVFQLAHTVEGTSHPLPDEKGTIENEWAIHQLNTTVNFSRESKWISWYVGGLNFQIEHHLFPKICHVHYPQIAKIVKHTAEEYNINYLENKTFYQALRSHLTTLHHLGRLPNINEALV
- a CDS encoding IS630 family transposase translates to MWVIPPKQNAGFVYGMEKVISVYERLFNEKQPVVTLDESPKQLIESKHFIGRDGKKYQDSIYTRQGVRDIYMVFEPLAGKRFCFVEENHNRFTWVKIVSHLLDTTYKECEKITLVEDNLSAHKPSAFYEVYEPEKAKAYLDRVEFVFTPAHGSWLNMAEIELSVLQRDCLDRHIATQAELTREVKAWQENRNAKAVKANWHFANQDARVKLKKLYPTI
- a CDS encoding PAS domain-containing sensor histidine kinase → MNSQDGNQQSLLSRLAQLEAENKTLQEEISHLRSFQQLASKRFEERLAFEEGYKESAARFQTIFEQSILGNKIIADDLRIIKVNQALQTMLGYNAEDLVGTRVLEYVHPNHVKPWRELQQRLWKEKISSFGIETCLIRKDSSSFPCRVTSILFTEGEHTLGYTILEDISERKLVEVKLKKLYESQEILIHTVAHDLKNPIHIIKTLSSFLKKDMDAFQEIDEQKKFRSLTHLEMIETSCEKAYSIIKDLLLIGEIELGKQPLEKENIEMKSFIEPLLRPFQLAAKEKGIGIHIDFSSEPVYAQINRDKFTRVIENLLSNAIKFTSNGGQVTVRSKKESQRVLLQVSDTGIGIPDSIQSNVFQKFTKAKRRGTEGEATTGLGLYIVKQIVELHKGNIWLESKENIGTSFYIELV
- a CDS encoding helix-turn-helix domain-containing protein, with protein sequence MTLYRLTLSQQERDTLTDWLSKGSRKAKDIQKAYVLLASDETTGRESETELAAHYKLSTKSVERIRKAFCEQGMAMFDKKQRKTRSDKKIDGKVEAHLLALVCSEPPQGQSKWKLQMLADKLVELQVIDSISHTSVAGILKKMRLSLG